CCAAATTAAATATCTAAAAATAAAGTTCTATTTAAAATTATACAACAAATAAAAAAATCTACAACAAAACTTGTTGTAGATTTTTAATTTAATAGTATTTATTTTATATTCTAGTGATGGAATAATCTATTTTTAGTAAATGCCATAACTATATTGTACTTATTACAAGTTAATATAACATTATCATCACGAATAGAGCCACCTGGTTGTGCTATAAAACTTACTCCACTTCTTTTAGCACGTTCTATATTATCTCCAAATGGGAAAAATGCATCAGAACCAAGTGCTACTCCTGTTAAAGTTTTAAGCCATGCCCTTTTGCCTTCTCCAGTAAGAGGTTCTGGTTTTTCCTCAAATAAATTTTGCCATATACCATCAGCAAGTACATCCATATAATCATCAGAAAGATATACATCAATAGTGTTATCTCTATCTGGACGACCTATATCTTTTTTAAATTTCAAATTTAATACTTTAGGATGTTGACGAAGATACCAAGTATCTGCTTTATTACCTGCAAGTCTAGTACAGTGAATACGTGATTGTTGTCCTGCACCTACTCCTATTACTTGTCCATCTTTAGCATAGCAAACTGAATTTGATTGTGTATATTTTAATGTGATAAGAGCTATAATTAAATCACGTTTTGCATTATCTGTAAATATTTTATTATCTGTTGGAATGTATTTTAATAAGTCTTCATTTATTAATATTTCATTTCTACCTTGTTCAAAAGTAATTCCATAAACATCCTTTGTTTCAATAGGTTCAGGTGTATAATTTTCATCAATTTTTACAATATTATAATTCCCTTTACGCTTTCCTTTTAATATTTCAAGAGCCTCATCTGTATATCCTGGAGCTATTACACCATCAGAAACTTCTCTTGCTATTATAGTTGCAGTTTCTTTATCACACACATCTGAAAGTGCTATAAAGTCTCCATAAGAAGACATTCTATCTGCCCCTCTTGCCATTGCATAAGCACAAGCTAATGGAGAAAGCTCTAAATCATCAACAAAGTATATTTGCTTTAAAGTATCTGATAACGGTACACCTACTGCTGCACCTGCTGGACTTACATGTTTAAATGAAGTTGCTGCTGGAAGACCAGTAGCCTCTTTTAATTCTTTTACAAGTTGCCAACTATTAAATGCATCCAAAAAATTTATGTATCCAGGCTTTCCATTTAATACTTCTATAGGAAGTTCTCCATTTTTCATATAAATTTTTGATGGTTTTTGGTTTGGATTACAGCCATACTTTAGTTCTAGTTCTTTTGCCATATACTCATCCCTCTCTATAGTAAATTAATCTAAATTTGATTAATTCCATATTAATTAAATTATTCGTACTAATAAAATTATATGGCATATTTATCCATTAATCAACTATATTTTTTAAAACTCCTATTCCTTCGACTTTACACTCAACTACATCACCATGTTTTAAATATACTTGAGGATTCATTCCCATAGCAACACCTGCTGGAGTTCCAGTTGAAATTATATCTCCTGGCTTTAGAGTCATTCCTCTTGATAAATCACTTATTACAGTAGGTATATCAAATATAAAATATTCTGTATTAGAATTTTGTCTTACTTCTCCATTTACCACACTACTTATATCTAATTTTAAAGGATGTTCAAATTCTTCTTTATGTACTATACAAGGTCCCATAGATGTATGTGTATCTAAACTTTTTCCTCTATACCACTGCACATGTTTATCTTGAAGTGCTCTTTCACTTATATCATTCATTACTGTATATCCAAATATATATTCATAGGCATCTTCTTTTGATATGTTTATACCTTCTTTTCCTATAATTACTGCAAGTTCTGATTCATAATCCAACTTTTCTACTAAGTCTCCATGTAAACTTATCTTATCATCCACCCCAATTACCTTATCTGCTCTTTTAGAGAAATAAATTGGATAGTCTGGCATAACTACATTTTTTATAACACCATCTGGAATTTCATTGACATGGTCTTTATAGTTGAGACCTAGACATATAATATCTTTTTTAGGTCTTACAATTGGGGAACATAATTTCACTTCTTCTAACTTATAACACTTTGTATTTTCAAATGAATTGTTTTTTATTTTTTCTAAATCTCCTGTGGATACATTTTCAATAAAATCATTCATATCTGTATATAATTTACTTAATCCTAAACTATTAATTTCATATATACTATTTGTTTCTGAGTTAAATACACCTATATTTTCTTCATTGCCAGTACAGAAAGTTACAAATTTCATTTCTATTCCTCCATTCAATAAGTTGATTAATAATATTTTATTTTTATTAGTTTATATAAATTGTAATAGATAATATATATATGTCAATATATATTTAAAAATAGAGTTCTAAAAAGTGCAATAATTCTTAAATATCAGAAATTAACGAAAATAAAATAATTAGTAAAAATCAGATAATTATAATAAGATATTTTTAAAAAACTTTATTTATACAGATAAATTTTCCTTAAAACACAATAAAAAAGGTATGCTTAATAAAATAAGCATACCTAAACTCTTTCAATATTATTATATTCAACCATTTTGTGGTTATAATATTTTTTATTTGGATAAAACTTCTTGGTGAAACCTATTTACTTATAAACTTTCATTAAATCTTCACCAATACATATATCTCCAGTTCCTAAAACTTCAACTTTATCTATGTCATAAGAATTGGTTATAACTACAGGAGTTATTATATATTCAACACTTTTTTTAATTTTTTCTAAATCAAACCTTATAAGTTTTTGTCCACAGTAGACTTTGTCTCCCACATTTACTAATGCTTCAAATCCATCTCCATTCATCTTTACAGTATCTAATCCGATATGTATTAGTATCTCCAAACCATCTTCACTCTTTATACATATAGCATGTTTCGATGGTAAAAATATTTGAATTACCTCACCATCAACAGGAGAAGATACAACTCCTTCTTGTGGTTCGATTGCAACTCCATCACCTAGCATTTTACTAGAAAAAGCATCATCAGGAACATCAGTTATACTTAATACTTTCCCTGTAAGTGGCGATTGTAATATTCCTTTTATATAATTACTTTTTACTTCTTCATTTTTATTTTTTGAGAATAACTTTTTAAACATATTAAATCTCCTCATTCCAATAATTTAAATTAATGTCTCATGTTATCTATATTATACCTTTTAATTCATGAAATATATTACCTGAAATATACTGTATATATTTATTCCAGTAATAATTATAGTCATATACGAAAACATATATTTAACTCTTTTGTCATCCATATTTTTACTAATAGAGGAACCCATAGTTCCTCCCAACACTGCTCCGATTATCATAAAAGGTAATCCAGATAAATCATATATACCAAACCCTGTATTTATGAAAACTGTAACTAACTTTGAAATATTAGAAAATAAAATAGTTATAATAGAGTTAAACGCAGCTTCTTTAGCTGATAATCCAAATAATATTGTAAACACAGCCACATTTATAGGGCCTCCACCTATTCCTAAAAATGAAGATATAACCCCTAAAAAAATGCCAACAATCAAATATGTAATATTAGTATTAAATCTAACGTTTAAACTTTTATCTCTATATAAATAAACCATTACTAACAAAATAATCATAATAACATTTTGAGTTATTTTTATTATAGAAGGATTATTTACATGTAAAATAGATAAATCTAATAACCTCTGACCTATAGTCCCTCCTAATACTGATGCTCCACCAATTAAAATAAGTCTAAAGTTTATTTTAAAAAGTTTTGATTTAATTTGTTTGTATACAGAAACAATTGCCATTGATAACACAGTAAATGATGATAACACACTTATTGTCGAAACATCAAATACTCCAATCAAATCTAGTACTGGCTTTATTATTACACCTCCACCAATACCTGTTATAGCTCCTATAGTTGTTGAAAGTATAGCTATTACAAATAAAATTACATTCATTTAAAACCATCCTAACTAAATTTACTCTGCTCAAAATCCTCCAATTATACATAATTTTTAATCACTTTAACTTAGAATTTTAAATACTAAAATTATTTTGGTATTTGATTTTTATATACTAATACTGATATTTTTTCTAAGTCACTAAAAGCAGACATTAAAAATTCTTTATATCCACAGTAATTGTTACTAGAATCAATATACATAGAATTTTTCATTCTTTTACATCCACCACCACATATTCTGTAAAAATTACAATTTAAACAAATACTTTCTTTGTTTATATCTTTATGTAAAAATTCTTGCATTTTAGATTTTCTTAAAATATCCAATAAAGTATTATCTTTTATATCACCTAAATTAAAGTTATCTAGTACATAAAAATCACATGGATACACACTTCCATCAGCCTCTATTACAAATTGCGGTTGACATCTTCCAATTATGCCACAGGTACTAGGAATTCCTGTAATTAAAACGGATATAAGATTATCTAATAAATTAATACTTATATAATTTCCTTTATCAAACTCATTTTTCCAAAGCTTAAATATTATTTTATAAAAATATGCAAAATATTTAGGTTCTAAAGAATGCTCTGACTTAGTTTTACAATCTAAATCATCTAAACAAGGAATAAACTGTATATACTTAACATCGTTTACTTTTATAAAATTAAAAACCTCTTTTGGATTAAGTGCAATCTGATTTGTCAAAACACATAGTATGTTAAAGTCTATTTTGTATATTTCCAGCAGTTTTTTTGTATCTATTACATCTATATAACTTCCCTTATTATCTGAATATACACGATTTTTATCATGCAAATCTTCTAGTAAATCTAATGATAATCCTACTAAAAAATTATTTTTCTTTAAGAACTCACACCACTGATTATCAATAAGAGTTCCATTCGTTTGAATAGAGTAATTTACTACTATATTTTTTTTCATTTTACTAACATAGTCAATAAAGTATTGAAAAAATTTTAATCCTGCTAAAGTAGGCTCTCCACCTTGAAAAGCAAATGTAACTCTATCTCCATTATCCAAAATTTCAAATGTATTATTTACTATGTTTTTTACAGTATCCTCCTGCATAATACCATAGGATTTTACTTCTCTTAAATCACTCACATTTGCATAAAAACAATATTTACATCTCAAATTACATAACGATGAAACGGGTTTAATTAAAACTGATATACTTTTCATTATAAAAAACCTTCTTTTTTATGTATTTTTACTTATTTAATATTTTTACTTATCAGATAACATGCTATAATACTCATCTCTTCCTGGATAAGATCTACCCTCTTCTATTTCTGTTTTCCATCTACTTGAACCAGTTCCTTTTACAGGTCCTTTTAAAAGTGGGTCATTCGTTTCTAACATCCAATTATCAACTTTCTTTCTCAATTCATTTGCTATATCTTGATAATCTGAATCATTTATTAGATTATTTTCTTCTAACGGGTCTTTTCTTAAATCATAAAGCTCTTCCCTTTCATTAGGAACATAAAATTTATCTCTAACAGCTTTACCTGACAAACTCAAATGTGAATCAACTGTAATATATACTTTAGGCCCATCTTCAAAGTTTCTAACATAGCTGTATTCATTAGTCCTTATTCCTCTCATTGGTCTATATTGGTCATGCCATGTCATTTCTGTAAAGAATGAGTCTCTACCTATATCTTCATTTGTTTTTAATAAGTTGGCGAAACTTTCTCCATCTATATTCTTTGGAATTTCAGCTTCAATTAAATCTAATATAGTTGGCAATAAATCAACATTACATAACAGAGCTTCCTTTTTCACATTTTTCTGAGAAGAATTAGGTAATAAAATTATAAGTGCTGTCTCTAACCCTGCTTCTTTTAACATTCCTTTAGCTCCTGGAAATGCAACTCCATGGTCTGTTGTAAGTATAACAATTGTATTTTTATCTAATCCTGTTTCTTGTAATTTATTATATATTTTACCTATTGCCTTATCTAATACTTTTGCTGAACCATTATATAAGGCTATATCTTTTCTTACATCGTCTGTATCAGGCAAAAACTTAAATACTTCTACTTCATCCAATTTATCTGCATAAGGTTCATATTCATCAAAATCTCTATGTGTTTCAAAAAATCCTACATTTAAGTAAAATGGCTTTTCTTGATTTACTTTATACTCTTCTAAAAATTTAACTACTTCCTTAGCAACCTTAGGAGCTCTATCTCCTGGAATCGCTATAAAATTATCATATCCTAAATCATAAGTTGAAGAAAATACTCTATCTTCTATCGGTGGTGCTTCATTTATTGTTTCATGGCTTAGTCCTATTAACGTTGTTTCATATCCATTTTTTTGTAACTCCATAGGAAGTGTTGTATGCTTAGAATCTATACAAAATCCTAGATGTGCAAGCCCCATTAACCCATTATTATGAGGATATAATCCAGTTAGTATACTGCCTCTACTTGGACTACATTGAGGTGCTGCACAGAAATAATTATCAAATTGAATTCCTTCTTGAGCTAATTTATCTATACATGGAGTTTCCACATTATATCCATAGTTACTGAATTTTCTACCACTATCATGAGAAATCATAAGTAAAATATTTGGTTTCATTAATACTACCTCTTTCCATTATTTTTTTATATCCTTACTATAAAATGCTACTGTTTCATAAGGTCTTAACTTTAACTTAGGTTCTAAATCTTGCTTTTCATAGTTCCCTATCAAATATGTAAATGATTTTTCTAAAAATTCCTCACTAATCTCAACTTCAACTTCACAATCATAGAAGTTATTAAATACTATTAATCTTTCGTTTTCTAAGCTTCTAACATAAGCATAAACCTTATCATTATCTAACAAAATCCCCTTATAGAAACCTTCCGATATAATATTTAATTGCTTTCTTAAAGATATTAACTTTTGATAGAAGTTAAAAATTGACCCTTCTTTAAGTTCCTTTTCAACATTTATCTCTTTATAATTTTCTGCTATTTTAATCCATGGCTTTCCATTTGTAAAACCTGCATTTAATTTATCTGACCACTGCATAGGTGTACGACTATTATCTCTGGATTTGGACTTTATAATATTCATTATTGTTTCTTTTTCAATTTCATTTTTTAAAAATTCATTATAAGTGTTATAAGTTTCAACATCTAAATAATCATCTATTTTTTCAAAGTTTGGATTTGTCATACCTATTTCTTCACCTTGATATATATACGGTGTTCCTCTTAATAGATGTATTGTAGCAGCTAACATTTTTGATGCTTCCACCCTATATTTTTCATTACAAAATCTACTAATAGCCCTTGGCTGGTCATGATTATTCCAAAATAGTGCATTCCATCCACCACCACTTTCAATTTTTTCTTGCCATTCATTTAAGAGTTTTTTCAACATCATAAAGTCAAAAGGTATATCGCTCCACTTTTCTCCATTTTCATAATCTACTTTTAAATGATGAAAATTAAATGTCATTGAAAGCTCTTTTTCTTCTGGAGACGAATATAAGATACAATTTTCAATCGTTGTTGAAGACATTTCTCCAACTGTTGTTATATCTTCAACTCTTCCAAAAGTTTCTTTGTTCATTTCTTTAATAAATTCATGAACAATGGGTTTATCCGTATACATTTCTTTACCTATGTTATTTGTAGAATCTTTTAATTCTTCATCTTTACCAATTACATTTATTACATCAAACCTAAACCCCTTAACACCTTTATCTATCCAAAATTTTACAACTCTATATAATTCTTCCCTAACCTTCGGATTTCGCCAGTTGAGGTCAGCTTGTGTAACATCATATAAGTGTAAATAGTACTTATCTGTATCTCCAAATCTACTCCAAGCATTTCCTCCAAATTTAGATTTCCAATTTGTTGGTAGTTGATTATTTTCTTTACCATCTCTAATAAAATAGAAATCTTGATACTTTTTATCTCCTGCCAAAGCTTTTTTAAACCATTTATGTTCTGTTGATGTGTGATTTAACACCAT
This sequence is a window from Clostridioides difficile. Protein-coding genes within it:
- the treC gene encoding alpha,alpha-phosphotrehalase, with amino-acid sequence MDFKKKVIYQIYPKSFNDSNDDGIGDLKGIIEKLPYLYKLGVDIIWINPFFVSPQRDNGYDIADYTSIDSMFGTMEDFEKLVDESKKYNIELMLDMVLNHTSTEHKWFKKALAGDKKYQDFYFIRDGKENNQLPTNWKSKFGGNAWSRFGDTDKYYLHLYDVTQADLNWRNPKVREELYRVVKFWIDKGVKGFRFDVINVIGKDEELKDSTNNIGKEMYTDKPIVHEFIKEMNKETFGRVEDITTVGEMSSTTIENCILYSSPEEKELSMTFNFHHLKVDYENGEKWSDIPFDFMMLKKLLNEWQEKIESGGGWNALFWNNHDQPRAISRFCNEKYRVEASKMLAATIHLLRGTPYIYQGEEIGMTNPNFEKIDDYLDVETYNTYNEFLKNEIEKETIMNIIKSKSRDNSRTPMQWSDKLNAGFTNGKPWIKIAENYKEINVEKELKEGSIFNFYQKLISLRKQLNIISEGFYKGILLDNDKVYAYVRSLENERLIVFNNFYDCEVEVEISEEFLEKSFTYLIGNYEKQDLEPKLKLRPYETVAFYSKDIKK
- a CDS encoding fumarylacetoacetate hydrolase family protein, whose amino-acid sequence is MKFVTFCTGNEENIGVFNSETNSIYEINSLGLSKLYTDMNDFIENVSTGDLEKIKNNSFENTKCYKLEEVKLCSPIVRPKKDIICLGLNYKDHVNEIPDGVIKNVVMPDYPIYFSKRADKVIGVDDKISLHGDLVEKLDYESELAVIIGKEGINISKEDAYEYIFGYTVMNDISERALQDKHVQWYRGKSLDTHTSMGPCIVHKEEFEHPLKLDISSVVNGEVRQNSNTEYFIFDIPTVISDLSRGMTLKPGDIISTGTPAGVAMGMNPQVYLKHGDVVECKVEGIGVLKNIVD
- a CDS encoding phosphoribosylaminoimidazolecarboxamide formyltransferase → MAKELELKYGCNPNQKPSKIYMKNGELPIEVLNGKPGYINFLDAFNSWQLVKELKEATGLPAATSFKHVSPAGAAVGVPLSDTLKQIYFVDDLELSPLACAYAMARGADRMSSYGDFIALSDVCDKETATIIAREVSDGVIAPGYTDEALEILKGKRKGNYNIVKIDENYTPEPIETKDVYGITFEQGRNEILINEDLLKYIPTDNKIFTDNAKRDLIIALITLKYTQSNSVCYAKDGQVIGVGAGQQSRIHCTRLAGNKADTWYLRQHPKVLNLKFKKDIGRPDRDNTIDVYLSDDYMDVLADGIWQNLFEEKPEPLTGEGKRAWLKTLTGVALGSDAFFPFGDNIERAKRSGVSFIAQPGGSIRDDNVILTCNKYNIVMAFTKNRLFHH
- a CDS encoding sulfatase, with the translated sequence MKPNILLMISHDSGRKFSNYGYNVETPCIDKLAQEGIQFDNYFCAAPQCSPSRGSILTGLYPHNNGLMGLAHLGFCIDSKHTTLPMELQKNGYETTLIGLSHETINEAPPIEDRVFSSTYDLGYDNFIAIPGDRAPKVAKEVVKFLEEYKVNQEKPFYLNVGFFETHRDFDEYEPYADKLDEVEVFKFLPDTDDVRKDIALYNGSAKVLDKAIGKIYNKLQETGLDKNTIVILTTDHGVAFPGAKGMLKEAGLETALIILLPNSSQKNVKKEALLCNVDLLPTILDLIEAEIPKNIDGESFANLLKTNEDIGRDSFFTEMTWHDQYRPMRGIRTNEYSYVRNFEDGPKVYITVDSHLSLSGKAVRDKFYVPNEREELYDLRKDPLEENNLINDSDYQDIANELRKKVDNWMLETNDPLLKGPVKGTGSSRWKTEIEEGRSYPGRDEYYSMLSDK
- a CDS encoding sulfite exporter TauE/SafE family protein, with the protein product MNVILFVIAILSTTIGAITGIGGGVIIKPVLDLIGVFDVSTISVLSSFTVLSMAIVSVYKQIKSKLFKINFRLILIGGASVLGGTIGQRLLDLSILHVNNPSIIKITQNVIMIILLVMVYLYRDKSLNVRFNTNITYLIVGIFLGVISSFLGIGGGPINVAVFTILFGLSAKEAAFNSIITILFSNISKLVTVFINTGFGIYDLSGLPFMIIGAVLGGTMGSSISKNMDDKRVKYMFSYMTIIITGINIYSIFQVIYFMN
- a CDS encoding PTS glucose transporter subunit IIA, encoding MFKKLFSKNKNEEVKSNYIKGILQSPLTGKVLSITDVPDDAFSSKMLGDGVAIEPQEGVVSSPVDGEVIQIFLPSKHAICIKSEDGLEILIHIGLDTVKMNGDGFEALVNVGDKVYCGQKLIRFDLEKIKKSVEYIITPVVITNSYDIDKVEVLGTGDICIGEDLMKVYK
- a CDS encoding SPASM domain-containing protein — translated: MKSISVLIKPVSSLCNLRCKYCFYANVSDLREVKSYGIMQEDTVKNIVNNTFEILDNGDRVTFAFQGGEPTLAGLKFFQYFIDYVSKMKKNIVVNYSIQTNGTLIDNQWCEFLKKNNFLVGLSLDLLEDLHDKNRVYSDNKGSYIDVIDTKKLLEIYKIDFNILCVLTNQIALNPKEVFNFIKVNDVKYIQFIPCLDDLDCKTKSEHSLEPKYFAYFYKIIFKLWKNEFDKGNYISINLLDNLISVLITGIPSTCGIIGRCQPQFVIEADGSVYPCDFYVLDNFNLGDIKDNTLLDILRKSKMQEFLHKDINKESICLNCNFYRICGGGCKRMKNSMYIDSSNNYCGYKEFLMSAFSDLEKISVLVYKNQIPK